One stretch of Corynebacterium imitans DNA includes these proteins:
- the bcp gene encoding thioredoxin-dependent thiol peroxidase, with amino-acid sequence MTDQIRLEKGDTAPAFTLPNDKGEQVSLADFADQRVIVYFYPRANTPGCTTEACDFTEKLDEFSNAKVTVIGISPDPTEKLADFRAKHDLGVELLGDESKETLTAYGAFGEKKMYGKVTQGVIRSTFLVDVDADGVGTIAQCQYNVRASGHVGRILRDWDL; translated from the coding sequence ATGACCGATCAGATCAGACTAGAAAAGGGCGACACTGCCCCCGCTTTTACCCTGCCCAACGATAAGGGCGAGCAGGTCTCGCTCGCAGACTTCGCCGACCAACGCGTCATCGTCTACTTCTACCCGCGCGCAAACACCCCCGGCTGCACCACCGAGGCGTGCGACTTCACCGAGAAGCTCGACGAGTTTTCCAACGCCAAGGTCACCGTAATCGGCATTAGCCCCGATCCGACCGAGAAGCTGGCTGACTTCCGTGCCAAGCACGACCTTGGCGTCGAGCTCCTCGGCGACGAGTCGAAGGAGACGCTCACCGCCTACGGTGCGTTCGGCGAAAAGAAGATGTACGGCAAGGTCACCCAGGGCGTCATTCGCTCGACCTTCCTGGTGGACGTGGATGCCGACGGCGTCGGCACGATCGCCCAGTGCCAGTACAATGTGCGCGCTTCCGGCCACGTCGGCCGCATCCTGCGCGACTGGGATCTCTAG